Proteins co-encoded in one Gossypium arboreum isolate Shixiya-1 chromosome 11, ASM2569848v2, whole genome shotgun sequence genomic window:
- the LOC108473043 gene encoding protein CUP-SHAPED COTYLEDON 2-like, with protein MDSYYHFNNGDTHLPPGFRFHPTDEELITYYLLKKVLDSSFAGRAIAEVDLNKSEPWELPGKAKMGEKEWYFFSLRDRKYPTGLRTNRATEAGYWKATGKDREIYSSKTCALIGMKKTLVFYRGRAPKGEKSNWVMHEYRLEGKFAYHYLSRSSKDEWVISRVFQKSGSANGATSSTGGGAKKTRMNASFAVYQEPSSPSSISLPPLLDPTATAFATTDHDSFSYDNYVQSEHVSCFSTVAAATAASSTATTTTAPSAFHPGFDQAFPPPPQMINTTFDPIAKYSRNVGASVFPTLRSLEENLQLPLFFSQPTIAAPTLHGGSSVNWGAFSDEINDGSGGGNKISIGPTELDCMWTY; from the exons ATGGATAGTTACTATCATTTTAACAACGGTGATACTCATTTACCACCTGGCTTTCGTTTCCATCCAACTGATGAAGAGCTCATTACTTACTATCTCTTAAAGAAAGTTCTTGATAGTAGTTTTGCTGGTAGAGCTATAGCTGAAGTTGATCTTAACAAGTCTGAACCTTGGGAACTTCCTG GGAAGGCAAAGATGGGAGAGAAAGAGTGGTATTTCTTCAGTTTGAGAGATAGGAAGTATCCAACTGGATTAAGAACTAACCGAGCTACTGAAGCTGGTTATTGGAAAGCTACTGGTAAAGATAGAGAGATTTACAGTTCAAAGACTTGTGCACTTATTGGCATGAAGAAAACCCTTGTTTTTTATAGAGGAAGAGCCCCTAAAGGTGAAAAAAGCAATTGGGTCATGCATGAATATCGTCTTGAAGGCAAATTTGCTTACCATTATCTCTCCAGAAGCTCAAAG GATGAATGGGTGATATCCAGGGTGTTTCAGAAGAGTGGCTCCGCCAATGGTGCCACCAGCAGCACAGGCGGAGGAGCCAAGAAGACCCGGATGAACGCCTCCTTTGCTGTCTATCAAGAGCCAAGCTCTCCTTCATCGATTTCCCTTCCACCTCTCTTAGATCCCACCGCAACTGCCTTTGCCACCACTGATCACGACAGCTTCTCTTACGACAATTATGTTCAATCCGAGCACGTGTCCTGTTTCTCCACCGTTGCTGCTGCTACAGCCGCCTCTTCCACTGCCACCACCACAACCGCCCCATCGGCGTTCCACCCTGGTTTCGACCAAGCTTTTCCACCTCCACCCCAAATGATCAACACCACTTTTGATCCCATCGCAAAGTACTCAAGAAATGTGGGTGCTTCCGTTTTTCCAACCCTGAGGTCACTTGAGGAGAATTTGCAGCTCCCTCTCTTTTTCTCCCAGCCAACAATTGCGGCACCAACGCTTCACGGTGGCTCATCTGTCAACTGGGGAGCTTTTTCCGATGAAATTAACGATGGTTCTGGTGGTGGTAACAAGATATCAATTGGTCCAACTGAGCTTgattgcatgtggacttactaa